Proteins from one Candidatus Saccharimonadales bacterium genomic window:
- a CDS encoding DUF4238 domain-containing protein — protein sequence MTKDRSDKSKSRHHYVQKAYLNGFAVNEKIDVINREDGTVRITQRTSSVANERGLYTIQRENGDKDGILEDIFAEKVESPAIKIIRNMTSVLPYVPRQNERQVIAEYMALQYLRTPEAKRRFEAEAGRFEAIEIFNMANDSKKVGVYLGKKGEKNDNDSVAAYRDKVIKSLHDNEIIPNSTMWYRQIIKSLPHIADIMTARYGWHLLYYDDPVLLTGDHPVILRQIRESWMGTGFMNADEIIFPLNVRYALLLSTDFGIKEQVNTNANPSTAKMINWYVKRNSYMEVYSHPSLTSEYAGEALGQKILTETTGMDMQEIGFLNNYSGVLLRKKPMR from the coding sequence ATGACAAAAGACAGATCGGACAAATCAAAATCACGGCATCACTATGTTCAAAAAGCATACCTGAATGGATTTGCTGTAAACGAAAAAATTGATGTAATTAATCGTGAAGATGGTACCGTAAGGATAACTCAACGTACATCCTCAGTTGCAAATGAAAGAGGCTTATATACGATACAGCGAGAAAATGGCGACAAGGACGGAATACTTGAAGATATATTTGCCGAAAAAGTGGAATCACCAGCAATAAAAATCATAAGAAACATGACATCAGTACTACCTTATGTTCCACGACAGAATGAACGTCAAGTAATCGCGGAATATATGGCGTTACAGTATCTACGTACGCCAGAGGCTAAGCGACGATTTGAAGCGGAGGCGGGAAGATTTGAAGCCATTGAAATATTTAATATGGCCAATGATTCTAAAAAGGTAGGTGTTTATCTCGGTAAAAAAGGTGAAAAAAATGATAATGATTCGGTTGCTGCATATCGTGACAAGGTCATTAAATCACTTCACGACAACGAGATAATTCCGAACAGTACGATGTGGTATCGACAGATAATAAAGAGTCTACCGCATATTGCAGATATTATGACTGCAAGATACGGTTGGCATCTCCTGTATTATGACGATCCTGTTTTACTGACAGGTGATCATCCTGTAATACTTCGACAGATAAGGGAAAGCTGGATGGGTACTGGGTTTATGAATGCGGATGAAATAATATTTCCGTTAAATGTTCGATACGCACTTTTGCTTTCCACTGACTTTGGAATCAAAGAGCAGGTTAACACAAACGCCAACCCATCAACTGCGAAAATGATAAATTGGTATGTAAAGCGCAATAGCTATATGGAAGTATATTCGCATCCATCTCTTACGAGTGAATATGCTGGTGAGGCACTAGGTCAAAAGATTCTCACAGAAACTACAGGCATGGATATGCAAGAAATTGGATTTTTGAATAACTACAGTGGGGTTTTGTTACGCAAAAAACCAATGAGATAG
- a CDS encoding TrmH family RNA methyltransferase, translated as MNEVEIGVGPHEKPWPSGLMYDTDLLEKGDRRNVEDKYRYWTVEAIVNDLDKSRSGLHVAIENWQHDSNIGTIVRSANAFNVTSVHIIGKRHWNRRGAMVTDRYLHIFHHQTVEDFVIAMNERRIIAIDNIKGATPLAKAKLPKKAVLVFGGEGPGLSVEMQKCAEQMVMIEQFGSTRSVNVGVAAGIVMYQWTRQHLIV; from the coding sequence ATGAACGAAGTAGAAATCGGGGTTGGTCCTCATGAAAAACCTTGGCCTAGTGGGCTGATGTACGATACAGACCTATTAGAGAAGGGCGATCGCCGTAACGTTGAGGATAAATATCGCTACTGGACAGTTGAAGCTATAGTAAATGACCTCGATAAAAGTCGTAGTGGACTTCATGTTGCAATTGAAAACTGGCAGCATGATAGCAATATTGGGACAATTGTTCGTAGTGCAAATGCATTCAACGTGACAAGTGTGCATATTATCGGTAAACGTCATTGGAATCGCCGTGGAGCTATGGTAACGGACAGGTATCTCCATATTTTTCACCACCAAACGGTTGAAGATTTCGTGATTGCGATGAATGAACGGCGTATAATTGCCATAGATAACATTAAAGGCGCAACGCCCCTTGCAAAGGCTAAGTTACCAAAAAAAGCCGTACTAGTGTTCGGCGGTGAAGGACCAGGACTTAGCGTTGAAATGCAAAAATGCGCTGAGCAAATGGTCATGATTGAACAATTTGGCAGTACGCGCTCAGTAAATGTAGGAGTTGCAGCAGGTATTGTCATGTATCAGTGGACTCGTCAACATCTTATAGTGTGA
- the hisS gene encoding histidine--tRNA ligase, with the protein MSTLSSQPYKGTRDYYPEDKRVQNYIFSTWRRVMERHGYEEYGAPMLEPLEVYAAKSGQELASEQTYTFSDRGGRTVAIRPEMTPSISRMVAARRQEMGYPARLYSIANFMRYERPQRGREREFWQLNTDIFGAEGAVAEAEIIGLASQLMKAFSADEKMFTIKINNRKLINFMMAQYLSLDAIQAQLMVKLFDRKNKISNEDFRDQAIEIFGQDMAPAGLGKISALLVAKSMADLPEEIRESAAVREVQELFTLLEQAGVKNAMFDITLMRGLDYYTGTVFEVYDNHPDNNRSLFGGGRYDGLVGLFGAEPISAVGMAPGLTMTELFLQTHDLLPKLVSTTEVGVVVLGDTLKNALKLASDMRDEGINVEVDISGRKFDRQLKAVLKKQIPFIVFIGEDEVKSGMYQFKDTASSEEQKLSFERIVSSVKDRRRNPTGDIDDLFS; encoded by the coding sequence ATGAGTACGCTATCTTCACAACCCTATAAAGGCACGCGTGATTACTATCCCGAAGACAAACGGGTTCAAAACTATATTTTCTCAACATGGAGACGTGTCATGGAACGACATGGGTACGAAGAGTACGGTGCGCCCATGCTAGAGCCACTTGAAGTATACGCTGCAAAATCTGGTCAAGAGCTAGCCAGTGAGCAGACATACACTTTTTCAGATCGCGGCGGACGTACCGTAGCTATTCGACCGGAAATGACTCCGAGTATTAGTCGTATGGTTGCCGCTCGTCGTCAGGAAATGGGCTACCCAGCTCGGCTATACTCAATCGCAAATTTCATGCGGTATGAGCGTCCTCAGAGAGGACGTGAGCGTGAGTTCTGGCAACTCAATACTGATATTTTTGGTGCTGAAGGTGCAGTTGCAGAAGCCGAAATCATAGGGCTGGCATCTCAACTCATGAAAGCATTTAGCGCTGATGAAAAAATGTTTACGATTAAAATTAATAACCGTAAATTAATAAATTTCATGATGGCACAATATCTTAGCCTTGATGCAATACAAGCGCAGTTGATGGTTAAACTATTTGATCGTAAGAATAAGATAAGTAATGAGGATTTTCGTGATCAAGCTATTGAGATTTTTGGTCAGGATATGGCTCCAGCTGGTCTCGGTAAGATTTCCGCACTTCTCGTAGCGAAAAGTATGGCAGATCTACCAGAAGAGATTCGTGAGAGTGCTGCTGTTCGTGAAGTACAGGAGTTATTTACATTACTTGAACAAGCTGGTGTGAAAAATGCCATGTTTGACATCACTCTTATGCGAGGACTTGATTACTATACTGGTACTGTCTTTGAGGTCTACGATAACCACCCAGATAATAATCGTTCACTGTTTGGTGGAGGTCGCTACGACGGACTAGTTGGTTTATTCGGTGCAGAGCCTATTTCTGCAGTTGGCATGGCTCCTGGCCTTACAATGACAGAACTATTTCTACAGACTCATGATTTACTTCCAAAGCTCGTATCGACAACAGAAGTTGGTGTTGTTGTTCTCGGAGATACACTTAAAAATGCTTTAAAACTTGCGAGCGATATGCGTGACGAGGGTATCAACGTAGAAGTTGATATAAGTGGGCGTAAATTTGATCGTCAACTAAAAGCTGTACTCAAAAAACAGATACCATTTATTGTTTTTATCGGTGAAGATGAAGTTAAGAGCGGGATGTATCAGTTTAAAGACACCGCTTCCTCTGAAGAGCAAAAATTAAGTTTTGAGCGAATTGTGAGTAGTGTCAAGGACCGTAGGCGCAATCCAACTGGCGATATTGACGATCTATTCAGCTAG